The DNA window CCCATACGCCGTCACGTAGGTGCCCTGGAGCCCCGCCTGGAGGTTCTTCGCGTGCCACATCGGGTTGCTGCCCGAGCCCACCTCGGCCCCCAGCGAGTTCTTGTCGTGCCAGAGGTTGTCGATGCCAATGGCCCCGTTGCCACACGGCACCGTCGAGCCCACGTTCGGCCCCGTGCCCGGCGGGCACTTCGTCTGGTCTCCCAGCGGCGCCGTGCCCCACAGGCCGTTCGTGCCATTGCTCACGTTCTGCCAGCCACGGGTGTAGTACGGCACGCCCAGGTTGATGCGCCCCGCTTGCAGCGCGCCTCGGAAGTAGTGATAGGCCCAGTCCGTGTTCAGGTACCCGATGCCGCCGTAGGTCCCATACACGTTCCAGTTGAGCAGCTCGCCATCCTTGCCGTCGTCGAACAGCGGCGCGTTCGGCCCCACGAACTGGTTCCAGGCACCGTGCAGGTCGTACGTCATCAGGTTGGCGTAATCCAGATACTGGGTGACCTGATACGTCTCCGTCCCTCGCAGGATCCAGCCCGAGGCCGTGGTGGCCGCCGTCAGCAGGTAGTACTTGCCGTCCGCCGCGCTCGCCGCGTCGAGCTTCTCGCGCAGCGTCTTCATCAGCGCGACATATCCCTTCATGAGTCCCGAGCGCCGAGGCGTGGCGATGGAGAAGTCATCCGGGTTGCCCGCGTTGGGCATGGACGTGGCGTACTCGAAGTCGATGTCCGCGCCGTCAAACCCATACGTGCGCAGGAACGCGACGACCGAGTCCGCGAACGTGTTGATGGCCGCCTGGTTCACCGTGTTGCTGCTCGTCGTCGTCAGCGTATAGAAGCCGCCGCTCGCCACGCGGTTGCCATTGTCATCCAGGTAGCCACCCGACTCCGCCCAGCCCCCAATGGACACCAGCGTCTTCACCGCCGGGTACTGCTTCTTGAACTTGTTGAGCAGGTTGAAGTGCCCCTTGTAGGGGAAGGCGGGATCCATCTCCGCGCCGGCCACGCCGGGCCACTCCTGCCCCGTGGCGGGGTTGTTCGGCGTGTTCGCTCCCACGGAGACCTTGTTCTGGCCATCCACGTGCGCGAACGCGTAGTTGATGTGAGTCACCTTGTTCCAGGGAATCTTCGGCACCAGATAGGACGGGGCGCCGTTCTTGCCGTCTCGCCAGCTCGTGAAGTACCCGATGATGCGGCGCGGGTGGTCCGCCCCCATCTTCTCGCGGCCCGCCGAGTCGTAGACGAGGCAGTACGGCACCGTCACGCCCGGCGTCGAGTACAGGCCATCCGGACGGCAGCCCACCGGCTCGCTTCCGCCGTTGGTGGTCGTCACGGGGAGCGCGGTGCTCGCCGCGGAGACGTTGCCCGCCGCGTCGCGCGCCTTGACAGTGAATGAGTAGGCCGTGTTCGCGGTCAGGCCCGAAACGATCGCCGAGGGGTCCGTGACGGACACGGCCAGGGTGCTGCCCTGGTACACGTCGTAGCCCGTCACGCCCTTGTTGTCCGTCGACGCGGTCCACGCCAGCGCGACGCTGGTCGGGCCCACGCTGGTGGTGCGCAGGCCGGCCGGCACGGAGGGAGGAACCGTGTCCACCTCACCGCCGGTGCCGCACGCGCCCACCAGCTTGTACCAGCCGCTCGCCGTTCCGTAGACCGGGTCCGCGGTCCAGATGGCGACGAGGGCCTCATAGAGATTGTTCTGATACACGACGCGGTCGCCGGCCTTGTAGATGGTGCTGGCGTTCCACGCGGGGACGCCGGTGCAGTCCACCGCCAGCGCCGCGCGGCTTCCCTCCAGCGACGAGGGCGACGCATCGGCGGCGTCCGAAGACAGACACGCGGTCGTGCTCGAGAGCAGCAGCATCCCCGCCAGGGACGCGCTCCTCCAAGAAAGGCAATGCATTGCATTCTCCTCGGGACACGCGGCGCGCCAGGACAGCGCACCGGGTTTCAGGACCAGGGGCCCTGTCTCAAAGAGGAAGGCACCCGCGAGTTCGGGTCACCACCCGTCCGCCGGCGCGCCTCCGCGTTCGGCAGCCGATGCACGCCGCCTGGCACACCCTCTCGCGCCACCAGCGCGCGCAGGTGCGCTCGCCCGAGCCGCAGCCGGCTGCGCACCGTCTCGAACGGAACGCAGAGCACGCCCGCCAGCTCCGGCACGCTCATGCCATGCACGTGATGCATGACCAGCACGCGGCGCTGCTCACCCGGAAGCCGCTCCAGCAGCGCATCCACGCGCTGACGCCAGAGACAGTCCTCGCGGGTGTCGTCGAGGCTCGGCGCGGCCACCTCGGCCAGCGCCTCCTCGTCGAGGCGCGAGCGCTCCAGCCGCGCGCGACGGGAGGCCGCGAAGCTCACGCGCCGCACCACCTGGTCCGCCCAGGCGACGAGCGCCCCATCGCCTCGGTAGCTGGGCAACCCTCGGTAGATGGCGACGAGGGCCTCTTGCGTGACGTCGTCCACCTCGGTGTCTCGCCGGAGCAGCCCGCGCACCCGCGTGCGGACTCGCGGCAACAGCTCCGTGAGGAGCGCTCCCACCGAGTCACGCGACCACGCATGCGGGGCCATCAAAGGGAAGCCCTGCCCCACGCCCCGCCCGCCTCCGTCCCTGCGTCTGACGCTCGCCATGTGTTCTCCCAT is part of the Myxococcaceae bacterium JPH2 genome and encodes:
- a CDS encoding chitinase C-terminal domain-containing protein, producing the protein MHCLSWRSASLAGMLLLSSTTACLSSDAADASPSSLEGSRAALAVDCTGVPAWNASTIYKAGDRVVYQNNLYEALVAIWTADPVYGTASGWYKLVGACGTGGEVDTVPPSVPAGLRTTSVGPTSVALAWTASTDNKGVTGYDVYQGSTLAVSVTDPSAIVSGLTANTAYSFTVKARDAAGNVSAASTALPVTTTNGGSEPVGCRPDGLYSTPGVTVPYCLVYDSAGREKMGADHPRRIIGYFTSWRDGKNGAPSYLVPKIPWNKVTHINYAFAHVDGQNKVSVGANTPNNPATGQEWPGVAGAEMDPAFPYKGHFNLLNKFKKQYPAVKTLVSIGGWAESGGYLDDNGNRVASGGFYTLTTTSSNTVNQAAINTFADSVVAFLRTYGFDGADIDFEYATSMPNAGNPDDFSIATPRRSGLMKGYVALMKTLREKLDAASAADGKYYLLTAATTASGWILRGTETYQVTQYLDYANLMTYDLHGAWNQFVGPNAPLFDDGKDGELLNWNVYGTYGGIGYLNTDWAYHYFRGALQAGRINLGVPYYTRGWQNVSNGTNGLWGTAPLGDQTKCPPGTGPNVGSTVPCGNGAIGIDNLWHDKNSLGAEVGSGSNPMWHAKNLQAGLQGTYVTAYGLDPVNDPTDKLTGTYVRSYSASMVAPWLWNATKKVFLSTEDEESIAVKAQYVVDRGIGGIMFWELAGDYAFDATRNNGQGEYFMGSTLTNLIYDKFKTASPYRNLRANQGMPTDVLDVAVEVGDFAVGDANYPINPAMKLTNNSGQTIPGGALLQFDYATSAPATMSQQSGWTLSVIRSDHSGSNVGGLKGDFHRVQLTLPTWQTLPSGSSVTVKLSYQLPVSSPANFTLAFGGKTYGLKQDAAR
- a CDS encoding sigma-70 family RNA polymerase sigma factor, whose protein sequence is MAPHAWSRDSVGALLTELLPRVRTRVRGLLRRDTEVDDVTQEALVAIYRGLPSYRGDGALVAWADQVVRRVSFAASRRARLERSRLDEEALAEVAAPSLDDTREDCLWRQRVDALLERLPGEQRRVLVMHHVHGMSVPELAGVLCVPFETVRSRLRLGRAHLRALVAREGVPGGVHRLPNAEARRRTGGDPNSRVPSSLRQGPWS